In Gossypium arboreum isolate Shixiya-1 chromosome 5, ASM2569848v2, whole genome shotgun sequence, a single genomic region encodes these proteins:
- the LOC108483945 gene encoding putative HVA22-like protein g isoform X1, producing the protein MIGSFLTRGLVMVFAYAFPAYECYKTVEMNKPDVEELRFWCQYWILVAVLTVSERIGDAFVSWVPMYSEAKLAFFIYLWYPKTRGTSYVYDSFFRPYVAKHENEIDRNLLELRTRAGDMAVLYWQRVASYGQTRIFEILQYVASQSTPRPHHAKNSQAQGDRAHQPSGVPNRKSSSKAQAAHPEAEEPPSRTSSTFSSQHPKEVAEEVGPSKVPSQVAKSATPSASSNSQKPDPASESTSQPADTEAEAMQIEPVLPSPRNEGTNPPAKETLMEESIRVTRGRLRKSRSGTR; encoded by the exons ATGATTGGATCCTTTCTTACCAGAGGACTCGT gATGGTTTTTGCCTATGCTTTTCCGGCATATGAGTGTTATAAAACTGTTGAAATGAATAAGCCTGACGTTGAGGAACTGCGCTTTTGGTGCCAATACTG GATATTGGTGGCTGTTTTGACGGTTAGTGAGAGAATTGGTGATGCTTTTGTTTCATG GGTTCCAATGTACAGTGAAGCTAAGTTGGCTTTCTTTATATACTTGTGGTACCCTAAAACAAGG GGAACTTCTTATGTGTATGACTCCTTCTTTAGACCATATGTTGCAAAGCATGAAAATGAAATTGACCGTAACTTGTTGGAACTAAGGACTAGAGCTGGTGATATGGCAGTTCTTTACTGGCAAAGAGTTGCTAGCTACGGCCAGACAAGAATTTTTGAGATACTGCAATATGTTGCTTCACAGTCAACCCCAAGACCTCACCATGCTAAG AATTCTCAGGCACAAGGAGATAGGGCTCACCAACCCTCTGGTGTTCCAAACCGCAAATCATCTAGTAAAGCACAAGCAGCACATCCTGAGGCTGAAGAACCGCCTTCCCGGACATCAAGCACATTTTCAAGTCAACACCCAAAGGAAGTAGCTGAAGAGGTGGGACCTTCAAAGGTGCCTTCACAGGTGGCTAAATCAGCTACCCCATCAGCATCCTCAAATAGCCAAAAACCAGATCCTGCATCTGAAAGTACCAGTCAGCCTGCAGATACCGAAGCAGAAGCAATGCAAATTGAACCAGTGCTGCCTTCTCCACGGAATGAAGGCACAAACCCTCCCGCAAAAGAGACTCTCATGGAAGAAAGCATTCGAGTCACACGTGGTAGATTGAGGAAAAGCCGTTCAGGAACCCGTTAA
- the LOC108485683 gene encoding cytokinin riboside 5'-monophosphate phosphoribohydrolase LOG3-like, which produces MENQQLHLHHHHLEYQQQQQRQPNSMKSRFRRVCVFCGSSPGKNPSYQHAAIQLGQQLVERNIDLVYGGGSIGLMGLVSQAVFDGGRHVLGVIPKTLMPREITGETVGEVRAVSGMHQRKAEMARQADAFIALPGGYGTLEELLEVITWAQLGIHDKPVGLLNVDGYYNSLLSFIDNAVDEGFIAPAARDIIVSAQTAQELMCKLEEHEPKHSGVAYKLSWEMEQQLGFTSKSDIAR; this is translated from the exons ATGGAAAATCAACAACTCCACCTCCATCATCATCACCTTGAGTACCAGCAACAACAACAACGTCAACCCAATTCCATGAAGTCAAGATTCAGACGTGTCTGTGTCTTTTGTGGTAGCAGTCCAGGCAAGAATCCTAGCTACCAGCATGCTGCTATTCAGCTTGGCCAACAACTG GTTGAAAGGAACATTGACTTGGTTTATGGAGGAGGAAGCATTGGCTTGATGGGGTTGGTCTCTCAAGCTGTCTTTGATGGTGGTCGCCACGTGTTGGG GGTAATTCCCAAGACTCTCATGCCAAGAgag ATCACAGGCGAGACAGTAGGAGAAGTAAGAGCTGTGTCAGGAATGCACCAACGTAAAGCTGAAATGGCTCGCCAAGCTGACGCCTTTATTGCCTTGCCAG GTGGTTATGGAACCTTGGAAGAACTCCTGGAAGTGATCACTTGGGCTCAGCTAGGAATCCATGACAAACCT GTGGGACTGTTGAATGTTGATGGGTATTACAACTCGCTTTTATCATTCATAGACAATGCGGTGGATGAAGGTTTCATAGCCCCAGCTGCCCGTGACATAATTGTCTCTGCCCAAACTGCCCAAGAACTCATGTGCAAGCTCGAG GAGCATGAACCTAAACATTCAGGGGTGGCCTACAAGCTCAGCTGGGAAATGGAGCAACAATTGGGTTTCACTTCTAAATCTGACATCGCTCGTTGA
- the LOC108483945 gene encoding HVA22-like protein i isoform X3 codes for MVFAYAFPAYECYKTVEMNKPDVEELRFWCQYWILVAVLTVSERIGDAFVSWVPMYSEAKLAFFIYLWYPKTRGTSYVYDSFFRPYVAKHENEIDRNLLELRTRAGDMAVLYWQRVASYGQTRIFEILQYVASQSTPRPHHAKNSQAQGDRAHQPSGVPNRKSSSKAQAAHPEAEEPPSRTSSTFSSQHPKEVAEEVGPSKVPSQVAKSATPSASSNSQKPDPASESTSQPADTEAEAMQIEPVLPSPRNEGTNPPAKETLMEESIRVTRGRLRKSRSGTR; via the exons ATGGTTTTTGCCTATGCTTTTCCGGCATATGAGTGTTATAAAACTGTTGAAATGAATAAGCCTGACGTTGAGGAACTGCGCTTTTGGTGCCAATACTG GATATTGGTGGCTGTTTTGACGGTTAGTGAGAGAATTGGTGATGCTTTTGTTTCATG GGTTCCAATGTACAGTGAAGCTAAGTTGGCTTTCTTTATATACTTGTGGTACCCTAAAACAAGG GGAACTTCTTATGTGTATGACTCCTTCTTTAGACCATATGTTGCAAAGCATGAAAATGAAATTGACCGTAACTTGTTGGAACTAAGGACTAGAGCTGGTGATATGGCAGTTCTTTACTGGCAAAGAGTTGCTAGCTACGGCCAGACAAGAATTTTTGAGATACTGCAATATGTTGCTTCACAGTCAACCCCAAGACCTCACCATGCTAAG AATTCTCAGGCACAAGGAGATAGGGCTCACCAACCCTCTGGTGTTCCAAACCGCAAATCATCTAGTAAAGCACAAGCAGCACATCCTGAGGCTGAAGAACCGCCTTCCCGGACATCAAGCACATTTTCAAGTCAACACCCAAAGGAAGTAGCTGAAGAGGTGGGACCTTCAAAGGTGCCTTCACAGGTGGCTAAATCAGCTACCCCATCAGCATCCTCAAATAGCCAAAAACCAGATCCTGCATCTGAAAGTACCAGTCAGCCTGCAGATACCGAAGCAGAAGCAATGCAAATTGAACCAGTGCTGCCTTCTCCACGGAATGAAGGCACAAACCCTCCCGCAAAAGAGACTCTCATGGAAGAAAGCATTCGAGTCACACGTGGTAGATTGAGGAAAAGCCGTTCAGGAACCCGTTAA
- the LOC108483945 gene encoding putative HVA22-like protein g isoform X2, with protein MIGSFLTRGLVMVFAYAFPAYECYKTVEMNKPDVEELRFWCQYWILVAVLTVSERIGDAFVSWVPMYSEAKLAFFIYLWYPKTRGTSYVYDSFFRPYVAKHENEIDRNLLELRTRAGDMAVLYWQRVASYGQTRIFEILQYVASQSTPRPHHAKAQGDRAHQPSGVPNRKSSSKAQAAHPEAEEPPSRTSSTFSSQHPKEVAEEVGPSKVPSQVAKSATPSASSNSQKPDPASESTSQPADTEAEAMQIEPVLPSPRNEGTNPPAKETLMEESIRVTRGRLRKSRSGTR; from the exons ATGATTGGATCCTTTCTTACCAGAGGACTCGT gATGGTTTTTGCCTATGCTTTTCCGGCATATGAGTGTTATAAAACTGTTGAAATGAATAAGCCTGACGTTGAGGAACTGCGCTTTTGGTGCCAATACTG GATATTGGTGGCTGTTTTGACGGTTAGTGAGAGAATTGGTGATGCTTTTGTTTCATG GGTTCCAATGTACAGTGAAGCTAAGTTGGCTTTCTTTATATACTTGTGGTACCCTAAAACAAGG GGAACTTCTTATGTGTATGACTCCTTCTTTAGACCATATGTTGCAAAGCATGAAAATGAAATTGACCGTAACTTGTTGGAACTAAGGACTAGAGCTGGTGATATGGCAGTTCTTTACTGGCAAAGAGTTGCTAGCTACGGCCAGACAAGAATTTTTGAGATACTGCAATATGTTGCTTCACAGTCAACCCCAAGACCTCACCATGCTAAG GCACAAGGAGATAGGGCTCACCAACCCTCTGGTGTTCCAAACCGCAAATCATCTAGTAAAGCACAAGCAGCACATCCTGAGGCTGAAGAACCGCCTTCCCGGACATCAAGCACATTTTCAAGTCAACACCCAAAGGAAGTAGCTGAAGAGGTGGGACCTTCAAAGGTGCCTTCACAGGTGGCTAAATCAGCTACCCCATCAGCATCCTCAAATAGCCAAAAACCAGATCCTGCATCTGAAAGTACCAGTCAGCCTGCAGATACCGAAGCAGAAGCAATGCAAATTGAACCAGTGCTGCCTTCTCCACGGAATGAAGGCACAAACCCTCCCGCAAAAGAGACTCTCATGGAAGAAAGCATTCGAGTCACACGTGGTAGATTGAGGAAAAGCCGTTCAGGAACCCGTTAA
- the LOC108486454 gene encoding endoglucanase 10-like has product MGKESKSGGCLGWLLAIVILALVVGAIVYAVKQKMDHANDNKPSPVPGPPGAIDKKYADALKIAMQFFDIQKSGKLVNNKISWRGDSGLKDGNEANLDLSKGMYDAGDHMKFGFPMAFTATVLSWAILEYGDQMAAVNQLEPAQQSLKWITDFLINAHPKDNVLYIQVGDPDLDHKCWERPENMKEKRPLTQVNITVPGTEVAAETAAAMASASLVFKTSNSAYSSTLLKHAKQLFNFADKYPASYSENIPEVATYYNSTGYGDELLWAASWLYHATGDRSYLDYATGENGKLFASWGSPTWFSWDNKNAGTQVLLSRLSLFGAKGVSGNSGLGNYRSSAEGVMCGLLPKSPSATSSRTDGGLVWISEWNALQHPVASAFLAALYSDYMLTSQTAKITCGDHSFKPSDLRKFAKSQADYVLGKNPLKMSFLVGYGDKYPQYVHHRGASIPADATTGCTDGFKWLDSTQPNPNVAVGGLVGGPFLNETYIDSRNNSMQAEPTTYNSALIVGLLSSLVTTSSAVKSFT; this is encoded by the exons ATGGGGAAAGAATCAAAGTCGGGAGGGTGTTTGGGGTGGTTACTGGCGATAGTAATATTGGCTCTGGTTGTGGGAGCCATTGTTTATGCAGTGAAGCAGAAAATGGATCACGCCAATGATAATAAGCCATCTCCCGTTCCAGGTCCTCCAGGCGCTATTGATAAGAAGTATGCCGATGCTCTCAAAATCGCAATGCAATTCTTTGACATTCAAAAAT CTGGTAAGTTAGTGAATAATAAGATATCATGGAGAGGAGATTCGGGACTTAAGGATGGAAATGAAGCGAACTTGGATCTTTCCAAGGGGATGTATGATGCTGGAGATCACATGAAATTTGGTTTTCCAATGGCCTTTACTGCTACTGTGTTATCATGGGCTATCCTCGAGTATGGAGATCAGATGGCGGCAGTGAATCAACTCGAACCTGCTCAACAATCTCTCAAGTGGATTACTGATTTCCTTATAAATGCTCATCCTAAAGACAACGTTCTCTATATTCAG GTGGGTGACCCCGACTTAGATCATAAATGTTGGGAAAGGCCTGAAAACATGAAAGAGAAGAGGCCTCTCACACAGGTGAACATAACTGTTCCAGGGACAGAGGTTGCAGCTGAGACTGCTGCTGCTATGGCTTCAGCATCTCTGGTGTTTAAGACATCTAACTCGGCATACTCAAGCACACTTCTTAAGCATGCCAAGCAACTTTTTAATTTCGCAGACAAATATCCAGCTTCTTATAGTGAGAACATCCCAGAAGTTGCTACATATTACAATTCAACAGGGTATGGAGATGAGCTTTTATGGGCAGCAAGCTGGCTCTATCATGCAACAGGCGATCGATCGTACCTTGACTATGCGACTGGCGAAAATGGGAAACTGTTTGCTTCATGGGGAAGTCCAACCTGGTTTAGCTGGGATAATAAAAATGCAGGAACCCAG GTCTTGCTTTCCAGGTTAAGCTTGTTTGGTGCCAAAGGAGTCTCTGGGAATTCTGGCCTTGGAAACTATAGGAGCTCTGCTGAAGGTGTTATGTGTGGTCTTTTGCCAAAGTCTCCCTCAGCCACATCCAGCAGAACAGATG GTGGTCTTGTATGGATCAGTGAATGGAATGCTCTGCAGCACCCTGTTGCCTCTGCATTTTTAGCTGCTCTTTACAGTGATTACATGCTTACATCACAGACTGCAAAAATAACCTGTGGTGACCATTCATTCAAACCGTCGGATCTTAGAAAGTTTGCCAAATCACAG GCTGATTATGTATTGGGCAAAAACCCTTTGAAAATGAGCTTTCTTGTGGGGTATGGGGATAAGTACCCACAATATGTGCATCATAGAGGAGCTTCAATTCCAGCTGATGCGACTACTGGTTGCACCGACGGCTTCAAGTGGCTTGATTCAACTCAACCGAATCCTAATGTGGCTGTTGGAGGCCTTGTGGGTGGGCCTTTCCTTAATGAAACATACATCGATTCCCGGAACAACTCAATGCAAGCCGAGCCGACCACATATAACAGTGCCCTAATTGTTGGCCTTCTCTCAAGTTTGGTCACTACCTCATCTGCAGTTAAATCCTTCACCTAA